In the genome of Myxococcus stipitatus, one region contains:
- a CDS encoding ABC transporter ATP-binding protein yields MSDLAIELIGITKRFGPKVAVNNVSFAVPRGAVYGLIGPNGAGKTTTFSMMCGYLYPSEGSLKVMDVDPSTPGALKGKLGALPQDAVLPASWEVGALLMYWARLSGLESPEKEAREALEQVGLMEAWNVQTQALSHGMAKRTAMAQALMGRPPLVLLDEPTAGLDPRIAAQVRQVIRDMKGKQTVVVSSHNLQELEELCDAAAILDKGLLAQAGSMSELTSQGAEFRVQIARGTVIPPELLSLADVTDARMEGEHVLVVRFGGQAKPEEVISRVVAHLLQTGVLILGVSQGRRLEDRVLQLL; encoded by the coding sequence GTGAGCGACCTGGCCATCGAGTTGATCGGCATCACCAAGCGCTTCGGCCCCAAGGTCGCGGTCAACAACGTCAGCTTCGCGGTGCCGCGCGGCGCGGTGTACGGCCTCATCGGCCCCAACGGCGCCGGGAAGACCACCACCTTCTCCATGATGTGCGGCTACCTCTACCCGTCCGAGGGCTCGCTCAAGGTCATGGACGTGGACCCGTCCACGCCCGGCGCCCTCAAGGGGAAGCTCGGCGCGCTGCCGCAGGACGCGGTGCTGCCGGCCAGCTGGGAAGTGGGCGCGCTGCTGATGTACTGGGCGCGCCTGTCCGGCCTCGAGTCCCCCGAGAAGGAAGCCCGGGAGGCCCTGGAGCAGGTGGGGCTGATGGAAGCCTGGAACGTGCAGACGCAGGCGCTCAGCCACGGCATGGCCAAGCGGACGGCCATGGCGCAGGCGCTGATGGGGCGTCCGCCGCTCGTGCTGCTGGACGAGCCCACCGCGGGCCTGGACCCGCGCATCGCCGCGCAGGTGCGTCAGGTCATCCGCGACATGAAGGGCAAGCAGACGGTGGTGGTCTCCAGCCACAACCTCCAGGAGCTGGAGGAGCTGTGCGACGCGGCGGCCATCCTCGACAAGGGCCTGCTCGCCCAGGCCGGCTCCATGTCCGAGCTGACCAGCCAGGGCGCGGAGTTCCGCGTGCAAATTGCCCGTGGCACTGTCATTCCGCCAGAGCTGCTGTCGCTCGCGGACGTCACCGACGCGCGCATGGAAGGTGAGCACGTCCTGGTGGTGCGCTTCGGCGGACAAGCGAAGCCCGAGGAGGTCATCAGCCGCGTCGTGGCCCACCTCCTCCAGACGGGCGTCCTCATCCTGGGTGTCAGCCAGGGACGGCGACTCGAGGACCGCGTTCTCCAGTTGCTCTAG
- a CDS encoding sigma 54-interacting transcriptional regulator has protein sequence MDRIAVLVVDDEESVRTFLSELLGGAGYQVRCASSGAQALEMLAGGSFDAVLLDVVMPEMSGLEVLRRYRGQGGTAPVVVLSGLTGADDAVRAMKMGASDYLSKPLGNDDLQDALARALGARAPERQAAVQGLGPRPVVDSAADARVLISTSPAMRRARALVERIANENVPVLLLGESGTGKEVIAREIHARSQRRGRPFIKVNCAALPGELLESELFGHERGAFTGATAEKPGKFELADEGTIFLDEIGEMAIRLQAKLLQVLQDEEFFRVGGKKSVRVDSRVVVATNRDLEKEIALGNFREDLYYRLNVVAIRLPPLRERREDVVPLTDHFLKKYGRQYITGVSELPTEVLQAFADYDWPGNVRELENMVRRLCVLKDPTLVLDELHAEGRAPASAPSLPTAYGGDDGGYSSPSRSVEEPGRIPSVPSAQVLEMPARASGAVSAVGASASPAPHVAPPEPVNSVIPAPRYVNPFDVPQPPPPPPPTGELSLKDIGKRAAMLAEREAILAMLQRTAWNKRRAAGKLRISYKALLYKIKECGIIDPRASAEL, from the coding sequence ATGGATCGGATCGCGGTGCTGGTAGTGGATGACGAGGAGTCGGTTCGCACCTTCCTGTCCGAGCTGCTGGGCGGCGCGGGGTATCAGGTCCGCTGTGCGTCGAGCGGTGCGCAGGCGCTGGAGATGCTCGCGGGCGGCTCCTTCGACGCGGTGTTGCTCGACGTGGTGATGCCGGAGATGAGCGGCCTGGAGGTGCTCCGTCGCTACCGGGGGCAGGGGGGCACCGCGCCCGTGGTGGTGCTCAGCGGCCTGACGGGCGCGGATGACGCCGTGCGTGCCATGAAGATGGGGGCCAGCGACTACCTCTCCAAGCCGCTGGGCAACGACGACCTGCAGGACGCGCTGGCGCGGGCCCTGGGCGCGCGGGCGCCGGAGCGTCAGGCCGCGGTCCAGGGGTTGGGGCCTCGTCCCGTGGTGGACTCGGCGGCGGATGCGCGGGTGCTCATCTCCACGTCCCCGGCGATGCGTCGCGCGCGGGCCCTGGTGGAGCGCATCGCGAACGAGAACGTCCCGGTGCTGCTGCTGGGAGAGTCGGGGACGGGCAAGGAGGTCATCGCGCGGGAGATCCACGCGCGCAGTCAGCGCCGAGGCCGGCCCTTCATCAAGGTCAACTGCGCGGCGCTGCCCGGAGAGCTGCTGGAGAGCGAGCTGTTCGGCCACGAGCGCGGGGCCTTCACCGGCGCCACCGCGGAGAAGCCCGGCAAGTTCGAGCTGGCGGACGAAGGCACCATCTTCCTGGACGAGATTGGCGAGATGGCCATCCGGCTCCAGGCGAAGCTGCTCCAGGTGCTCCAGGACGAAGAGTTCTTCCGCGTGGGTGGCAAGAAGAGCGTGCGCGTGGACAGCCGCGTGGTGGTGGCCACCAACCGCGACCTGGAGAAGGAGATCGCGCTCGGCAACTTCCGCGAGGACCTCTACTACCGCCTCAACGTGGTGGCCATCCGCCTGCCGCCGCTGCGCGAGCGGCGCGAGGACGTGGTGCCGCTGACGGACCACTTCCTCAAGAAGTATGGCCGCCAGTACATCACCGGCGTCTCGGAGCTGCCGACGGAGGTGTTGCAGGCCTTCGCCGACTACGACTGGCCGGGCAATGTGCGCGAGCTGGAGAACATGGTGCGCCGGCTGTGCGTGCTGAAGGACCCGACGCTGGTGCTCGACGAGCTCCACGCGGAAGGCCGGGCCCCGGCGAGCGCGCCGTCGCTGCCCACCGCGTATGGCGGGGATGATGGGGGCTACTCCAGCCCCAGCCGCTCGGTGGAGGAGCCTGGCCGCATTCCCTCCGTGCCCTCCGCGCAGGTGCTGGAGATGCCTGCCCGGGCCTCCGGCGCGGTGTCGGCCGTGGGGGCCTCGGCGTCACCCGCGCCTCACGTTGCCCCTCCAGAGCCGGTGAACTCCGTCATCCCGGCGCCGCGCTACGTCAATCCCTTCGACGTGCCCCAGCCGCCGCCGCCTCCTCCTCCGACGGGGGAGCTGTCGTTGAAGGACATCGGCAAGCGCGCGGCGATGCTGGCCGAGCGCGAGGCCATCCTCGCGATGCTCCAGCGCACGGCGTGGAACAAGCGGCGCGCGGCCGGCAAGCTGCGCATCAGCTACAAGGCGCTGCTCTACAAAATCAAGGAGTGCGGCATCATCGACCCGCGCGCCAGCGCCGAGCTGTAG
- a CDS encoding diguanylate cyclase has protein sequence MGVRRKRVGKAGQPPTVLLVEPRADDLERTRMLLGEAGFRVVPVTRFDAAVPLFEVIHPDAVLLAAQAPDYAAMQVARRLKQLSRGAVPLLYLVDSGDAGAWQHCLEKGQCVDVAPRAGSGAELTVKLHAQLRLKAAVLRAASGEEEETALALHDPVTGLYNRSFLLALLGLEVRRCERYGGTFSVVAAEVSGWSALRKESGRGMAERLLVYSAVVLGQTVREADAVARVGECQFAVMLPGTPAEAVPVMLSRVAARFESARFQVDGRVVRTSLALGAVSFPDTVGTPHQLLNAAQQEMRRTREFRRLAGAVARVSV, from the coding sequence GTGGGCGTGAGACGCAAGCGGGTGGGGAAGGCGGGACAGCCCCCCACCGTGCTGCTTGTCGAGCCACGGGCCGACGACCTGGAACGGACGCGGATGCTTCTGGGGGAGGCTGGCTTCCGGGTGGTGCCCGTGACGCGCTTCGACGCGGCGGTGCCCCTGTTCGAGGTCATCCATCCGGACGCCGTGCTCCTGGCGGCGCAGGCCCCCGACTACGCGGCCATGCAGGTGGCGCGACGGCTGAAGCAGCTCAGCCGAGGCGCCGTGCCCTTGCTCTACCTGGTGGATTCGGGCGACGCGGGGGCCTGGCAACACTGTCTGGAGAAGGGGCAGTGCGTGGACGTGGCGCCCCGGGCGGGCAGCGGAGCGGAGCTGACGGTGAAGCTGCACGCGCAGCTGCGCTTGAAGGCAGCCGTGCTGCGGGCCGCGTCTGGCGAGGAAGAAGAGACGGCGCTGGCGCTGCACGACCCGGTGACGGGGCTCTACAACCGGTCCTTCCTGCTCGCGCTCCTGGGGCTGGAGGTCCGCCGGTGTGAGCGCTACGGCGGGACGTTCTCCGTGGTGGCGGCGGAAGTGAGTGGTTGGAGCGCGCTGCGCAAGGAGTCGGGGCGCGGCATGGCGGAGCGGCTGTTGGTGTACAGCGCGGTGGTGCTCGGCCAGACGGTGCGCGAGGCGGACGCGGTGGCGAGGGTGGGGGAGTGCCAGTTCGCGGTGATGTTGCCGGGAACTCCCGCGGAGGCGGTGCCGGTGATGCTGTCCCGGGTGGCGGCGCGCTTCGAGTCGGCGCGCTTCCAGGTGGATGGTCGGGTGGTGCGCACGTCGCTGGCCCTGGGGGCGGTGAGCTTTCCGGACACGGTGGGCACGCCCCACCAGCTCCTGAACGCGGCCCAGCAGGAGATGCGGCGCACGCGTGAGTTTCGTCGACTGGCCGGGGCCGTGGCCCGGGTCTCGGTTTGA
- a CDS encoding GNAT family N-acetyltransferase, translated as MTASLVLLGSGYTLTRLAVAQAQTGRDVLAATRDASRREELQRAGARIGSLEDALLQTRDAHVVVSIPPEAGLDAAIAEALAARPPARLVYLSSTGVYGSARGAVDEDTPVDVAWPASLPRLEAESRYLPLGAMVLRIAGIYGPGRGAHSRLLSGTLRVPDHGGRISRVHVDDLCAAILAALERGAPGALYCVADDRAVPLEETAGWLARRLGLSPPPRVPLETLHESLRGDRAISNDRLKALGWTPRYPDYVAGFSAVLEAEGRTSADGDIVLRPVLPEEAEALHALRLRALKEHPEAFGTSFVEESALSLDVVRARLVANDKQRVMGAYDGARLVAMGGVRAEPRIKCAHKAVIWGMYVASEVRSRGVGRRLLESLVAEARKLPGVEQLMLIVVANNASAHGLYRSMGFQTYGVEPRALKIDGAYVDEELMVFRL; from the coding sequence ATGACAGCCTCTCTGGTCCTCCTGGGTTCCGGGTACACGCTGACGCGGCTCGCGGTGGCGCAAGCGCAGACGGGGCGGGACGTGCTCGCCGCCACGCGGGATGCCTCCCGGCGCGAGGAGCTCCAGCGCGCGGGGGCCCGCATCGGGTCGCTCGAGGACGCGCTGCTCCAGACGCGCGACGCGCACGTCGTCGTGTCCATCCCGCCCGAGGCCGGGCTCGACGCGGCCATCGCGGAGGCGCTCGCGGCGCGGCCTCCGGCGCGGCTCGTCTACCTGTCCTCCACCGGCGTCTACGGCTCCGCGCGAGGCGCGGTGGACGAGGACACGCCCGTGGATGTCGCCTGGCCCGCGTCGCTGCCTCGCCTGGAGGCGGAGTCGCGCTACCTGCCGCTGGGGGCGATGGTGCTGCGCATCGCCGGCATCTACGGCCCGGGCCGTGGCGCGCACTCGCGCCTGCTGTCGGGGACCCTGCGTGTTCCGGACCACGGCGGGCGCATCTCGCGGGTCCATGTGGATGACCTGTGCGCGGCCATCCTCGCCGCGTTGGAGCGAGGTGCTCCCGGGGCGCTCTACTGCGTGGCGGATGACCGCGCGGTGCCGCTCGAGGAGACCGCGGGGTGGCTCGCACGAAGACTGGGCCTGTCGCCTCCGCCGCGCGTGCCGTTGGAGACGCTGCACGAGTCCCTGCGCGGCGACCGCGCCATCTCCAACGACCGGCTCAAGGCGCTGGGGTGGACGCCGCGCTATCCCGACTACGTCGCGGGGTTCTCCGCGGTGCTGGAGGCCGAGGGCCGCACGAGCGCCGACGGCGACATCGTCCTTCGCCCGGTGCTGCCCGAGGAGGCGGAGGCGCTGCATGCCCTGCGGCTGCGCGCGCTGAAAGAGCATCCGGAGGCGTTCGGGACGTCGTTCGTCGAGGAGTCCGCGCTCTCGCTGGACGTGGTGCGCGCGCGGCTGGTGGCCAACGACAAGCAGCGGGTGATGGGCGCCTATGACGGGGCGCGCCTGGTGGCCATGGGCGGGGTGCGCGCGGAGCCTCGCATCAAGTGCGCGCACAAGGCCGTCATCTGGGGGATGTACGTGGCCTCGGAGGTCCGCTCGCGCGGCGTGGGCCGACGCCTGCTCGAATCGCTCGTGGCGGAGGCCCGCAAGCTGCCCGGGGTGGAGCAGCTCATGCTGATTGTCGTCGCCAACAACGCCTCCGCCCATGGGCTGTACCGCTCCATGGGCTTCCAGACCTATGGCGTGGAGCCTCGGGCGTTGAAGATCGACGGGGCCTACGTCGACGAGGAGCTGATGGTGTTCCGCCTCTGA
- a CDS encoding DUF4388 domain-containing protein has protein sequence MRGLTGDFSTMPLKDLVVYLGNRRATGSLRVERGEVRKQWVLRDGQVICASSNQPREYFGQFLINMGHLTAAQLEKAFATQTQSRVFLGKVLATSGVVPEAMVRSTLSHKFREMLLDAFHWREGEFTFESSDTAPDIAGLDVEVDLVDIHREGEFRETAWEAIRAVFPSGATRLSVDERKLPERKPGSMDERIIQHIHDGLSIDGMARALHATDFFLYQRLYALYRLDAVKVSDEAPVPVTAAVVEEEKEDTGVIGSESSSDEVLQAAQLFLDAGNTRDGEALARRAHEMSPTAQSAALLKTAQEKLLSELRREMMDASQVPALLVAPANLKNLQLTAPERYLLSRVDGRRDVAAIVHVSPLQELDALKFFHGFVNMGLVKLTAR, from the coding sequence ATGCGTGGGTTGACTGGTGACTTTTCGACGATGCCCCTCAAGGACCTCGTCGTCTACCTCGGGAACCGTCGAGCCACCGGCTCGCTGAGGGTGGAGCGTGGAGAGGTCCGCAAGCAATGGGTCCTCCGCGACGGCCAGGTGATCTGCGCCAGCTCCAACCAGCCCCGGGAGTATTTCGGACAATTCCTCATCAACATGGGGCACCTGACGGCCGCCCAGTTGGAGAAGGCCTTCGCCACCCAGACGCAGTCGCGGGTGTTCCTGGGGAAGGTGCTGGCGACGTCGGGGGTGGTGCCGGAGGCCATGGTGCGCTCGACCTTGAGCCACAAGTTCCGGGAGATGCTGCTGGATGCCTTCCATTGGCGGGAAGGCGAGTTCACCTTCGAGTCCTCCGACACGGCGCCGGACATCGCGGGCCTCGACGTGGAGGTGGACCTGGTGGACATCCACCGCGAGGGCGAGTTCCGGGAGACGGCGTGGGAGGCCATCCGCGCGGTGTTCCCCTCCGGTGCCACGCGGCTGTCCGTCGACGAGCGCAAGCTGCCGGAGCGCAAGCCGGGGAGCATGGATGAGCGCATCATCCAGCACATCCACGACGGGCTGAGCATCGACGGGATGGCGCGGGCGCTCCACGCCACGGACTTCTTCCTCTACCAGCGACTCTACGCGCTCTACCGGCTGGACGCGGTGAAGGTGTCGGACGAAGCCCCGGTGCCCGTCACCGCCGCCGTGGTGGAGGAGGAGAAGGAGGACACGGGCGTCATCGGCTCCGAGTCGTCCTCCGACGAGGTGCTCCAGGCCGCGCAGCTCTTCCTCGACGCGGGCAACACCCGGGACGGCGAGGCGCTCGCCCGGCGCGCGCACGAGATGTCCCCCACGGCCCAGTCCGCGGCGCTCCTGAAGACAGCGCAGGAGAAGCTCTTGTCGGAGCTGCGGCGGGAGATGATGGACGCATCGCAGGTGCCCGCGCTGCTGGTGGCGCCCGCGAACCTGAAGAACCTCCAGCTCACCGCGCCCGAGCGCTACCTGCTGTCCCGAGTGGACGGCCGGCGCGACGTCGCCGCCATCGTCCACGTGTCACCGTTGCAGGAGCTGGACGCGCTCAAGTTCTTCCACGGCTTCGTGAACATGGGCCTGGTGAAGCTCACCGCGCGCTAG
- a CDS encoding ABC transporter permease gives MDGLKETLVIWSAELRRALRSGRAVVLLGLYSMFSALVLLVVGWITREIRNAVNQQLANAGADTDAPARVAEEMRKGMLGFLSSNDTAMIEALAQVPLEVLLVFKVTLFFLPAYVALMGFDQISGEVGPRSMRYLTVRARRSSVLLGKFLSQASLLVGLVLVIDLAIFVYARIANPDFGFAAMGLNLIKFWLAAIVFSLSYVALTTLCSSLFRSPPVSLVFNFILLFIFWLVDTVGRAVSEESALRGLRYLSPSHYATDLLHPQLTQFGISGAAYAGFATIFLLGAYGALRARDL, from the coding sequence TTGGACGGACTGAAAGAAACCCTGGTCATCTGGAGCGCCGAGCTTCGCCGGGCCCTGCGCAGTGGCCGAGCGGTGGTGTTGCTCGGGCTCTACAGCATGTTCTCCGCGCTGGTGCTGCTCGTCGTCGGCTGGATTACGCGCGAGATTCGCAACGCGGTGAATCAGCAACTGGCGAACGCGGGCGCGGACACGGACGCCCCCGCGCGCGTCGCGGAGGAGATGCGCAAGGGCATGCTGGGCTTCCTCTCCAGCAACGACACCGCGATGATCGAGGCGCTCGCGCAAGTGCCTCTCGAAGTGTTGCTCGTCTTCAAGGTCACCCTCTTCTTCCTGCCCGCCTACGTGGCGCTGATGGGGTTCGACCAGATCAGCGGCGAGGTGGGCCCGCGCTCCATGCGCTACCTGACAGTGCGCGCGCGGCGCTCGTCGGTGCTCCTGGGCAAGTTCCTCTCGCAGGCGTCGCTGCTCGTGGGCCTGGTGCTCGTCATCGACCTGGCCATCTTCGTCTACGCGCGCATCGCCAACCCGGACTTCGGCTTCGCGGCCATGGGGCTGAACCTCATCAAGTTCTGGCTGGCCGCCATCGTCTTCTCGCTGTCGTACGTGGCCCTCACCACGCTGTGCTCCAGCCTCTTCCGCAGCCCTCCGGTGAGCCTGGTGTTCAACTTCATCCTCCTCTTCATCTTCTGGCTGGTGGACACCGTGGGCCGGGCCGTGAGCGAGGAGAGCGCGCTGCGCGGGCTGCGCTACCTGTCGCCGTCCCACTACGCGACGGACCTGCTGCACCCGCAGCTCACCCAGTTCGGCATCAGCGGCGCGGCCTACGCGGGCTTCGCGACCATCTTCTTGTTGGGCGCCTACGGTGCTCTGCGCGCGAGGGATTTGTGA
- a CDS encoding glutaredoxin family protein, giving the protein MRVEIYSKPKCSLCDKAADIAEAVRARIPFELRLISILEDPALLERWRYEIPVVVINDVPTFTLRFTEAELEARLREVQGGMSVAKCDDQSG; this is encoded by the coding sequence ATGAGAGTCGAGATCTACTCGAAACCCAAATGCAGTCTTTGCGACAAGGCCGCCGACATCGCCGAGGCCGTCCGTGCTCGCATCCCCTTCGAGCTGCGGCTCATCTCCATCCTGGAGGACCCGGCGCTGCTCGAGCGGTGGCGTTACGAAATCCCCGTGGTCGTCATCAACGATGTGCCCACCTTCACACTCCGCTTCACGGAGGCCGAGCTGGAGGCCCGGTTGCGTGAGGTCCAAGGTGGCATGTCGGTTGCTAAATGCGACGACCAGAGTGGGTAG
- a CDS encoding ActD protein, with protein MALTTPDWLLERIALGELPEDTLAAARAKLELEPHGQSRLARLEADSRETLTRHPPAGVAKEVARRRRTASLVADAARPSEQPEWHGLSLSIPVAASLVLLLLSVQPDLGVESPSLTPAHVELMETVGIKGTARLLVYRQENGTVELLRDRARAQRGDLLQLSYLSGGRRHGVVVSVDGRGAVTLHHPTLLLGSTSLEGGEAVSLTHSYELDDAPGFERFFFVTSDSPVDVGAVLQAARLLARHPSEASIRPLPLPRTLAQTSFTLEKVP; from the coding sequence ATGGCCCTGACCACCCCTGACTGGCTGCTGGAGCGGATTGCCCTGGGCGAGCTGCCCGAGGACACGCTCGCCGCCGCTCGCGCCAAGCTGGAGCTGGAGCCGCATGGACAGTCCCGGCTCGCCCGCTTGGAGGCGGACTCGCGCGAGACGCTCACGCGGCACCCGCCCGCGGGGGTGGCGAAGGAGGTGGCGCGCCGGCGTCGCACCGCGAGCCTGGTGGCCGACGCGGCGCGGCCGTCCGAGCAGCCCGAGTGGCATGGCCTGTCGCTCAGCATCCCGGTGGCGGCCTCGCTGGTGTTGCTGCTCCTGTCCGTCCAGCCGGACCTGGGCGTGGAGTCTCCGTCCCTGACCCCCGCGCACGTGGAGCTGATGGAGACGGTGGGCATCAAGGGCACGGCGCGGCTCCTGGTGTATCGCCAGGAGAATGGGACGGTGGAGCTGCTGAGGGACCGCGCGCGGGCGCAGCGCGGCGACCTGCTCCAGCTCAGCTACCTTTCCGGAGGCCGGCGCCATGGTGTGGTGGTCTCCGTGGATGGCCGGGGCGCGGTGACACTGCACCACCCCACCTTGTTGCTGGGCTCCACGTCGCTCGAGGGCGGTGAAGCGGTGTCGCTGACCCATTCGTACGAGCTCGACGATGCTCCCGGCTTCGAACGTTTCTTCTTCGTGACGTCGGACTCACCCGTGGATGTCGGAGCTGTGCTACAGGCCGCTCGACTGTTGGCCCGACACCCCTCCGAGGCGAGCATCCGGCCGCTTCCCTTGCCGCGTACGCTGGCCCAGACATCCTTTACGTTGGAGAAAGTGCCGTGA
- a CDS encoding sulfurtransferase TusA family protein, with the protein MDITERIDTSGAFCPMPILEIAKVMRRLSAGALVELISTDRGLEADLPAWCDATGHELVRLERRGTSYVGFVRKVG; encoded by the coding sequence ATGGACATCACCGAGCGCATCGACACATCTGGGGCGTTCTGCCCCATGCCCATCCTGGAGATCGCGAAGGTGATGCGGCGCTTGTCCGCCGGGGCGCTCGTGGAGCTCATCTCCACGGATCGCGGCCTGGAGGCGGACCTCCCCGCCTGGTGTGATGCGACAGGCCACGAGCTCGTCCGCCTGGAGCGCAGGGGGACGAGCTACGTCGGCTTTGTCCGCAAGGTGGGGTGA
- a CDS encoding penicillin-binding transpeptidase domain-containing protein: MTIRRRFLSAAALCPLALLLGANGPVPEEAPSPGSPAAASSPAPSAESLPVGTTPGAAPAEGMSATAPESSPPPSGGGVPPGGEQAPPAVVALEPGMVPPAPVPSRLKAPPMAKLQSMPRGLDLLARAKLQGERLVVKAKDGQEQVLTVDPVLQASLTKILRDYEVPYGTAVVLEPSTGKVLALAEHSAAQPELRGLPYRAVFPAASIFKIVTGSALLEAGVTPSMEECFHGGKRRLTERNLEDTERDGACYSLALAMGKSANVVFAKLTQKHLTADSLRRMAARFRFNREIAFPVPMDVSLASVPEEGFELANTGAGFGDIYLSPLHGALLASVAANDGRWVDPVLVEPPQGGPLLPAEGERVLEPAAAKALTDMLEETVTHGTARAVFRERAFRVDNAVGKTGTLADRNPFRDYSWFVGFAPRDNPRVAVAALIVNDPKWRIRGTWLGREALRLGLQRVPAPLEVTAPAATAGTP; this comes from the coding sequence ATGACGATTCGCCGCCGCTTCCTGTCCGCCGCCGCGCTGTGCCCCCTCGCCCTGCTCCTGGGCGCCAACGGACCCGTGCCCGAAGAGGCCCCCTCGCCGGGGAGCCCCGCGGCGGCGTCGTCCCCCGCGCCCTCCGCCGAGAGTCTCCCAGTGGGCACCACCCCGGGTGCGGCTCCGGCGGAAGGCATGAGCGCCACCGCGCCCGAGTCCAGCCCGCCCCCCAGCGGGGGTGGGGTGCCTCCCGGTGGCGAGCAGGCGCCCCCGGCCGTGGTCGCGCTCGAGCCCGGGATGGTGCCCCCCGCACCGGTGCCCTCGCGGCTGAAGGCTCCGCCCATGGCGAAGCTGCAGTCCATGCCTCGCGGACTGGACCTCCTGGCTCGCGCGAAGCTCCAGGGCGAGCGGCTGGTGGTGAAGGCGAAGGATGGCCAGGAGCAGGTGCTCACCGTGGACCCGGTGCTCCAGGCGTCGTTGACGAAGATCCTCCGCGACTACGAAGTGCCCTATGGCACCGCCGTGGTGCTGGAGCCGTCGACGGGGAAGGTGCTGGCGCTGGCGGAGCACTCGGCGGCGCAGCCGGAGCTGCGGGGCCTGCCCTACCGCGCGGTGTTCCCCGCCGCGAGCATCTTCAAGATCGTCACCGGCAGCGCGCTGCTGGAGGCGGGCGTCACGCCGTCCATGGAGGAGTGCTTCCACGGCGGCAAGCGCCGGCTCACCGAGCGGAACCTCGAGGACACCGAGCGCGACGGGGCCTGCTACTCGCTGGCGCTCGCCATGGGCAAGAGCGCCAACGTCGTCTTCGCCAAGCTGACGCAGAAGCACCTCACCGCGGACTCCCTGCGCCGCATGGCCGCGCGCTTCCGCTTCAACCGGGAGATTGCCTTCCCCGTGCCCATGGATGTGTCGCTCGCCTCCGTGCCGGAAGAGGGCTTCGAGCTGGCCAACACGGGCGCGGGCTTTGGCGACATCTACCTGTCGCCGCTGCACGGCGCGCTCCTGGCCTCGGTCGCGGCCAATGACGGCCGGTGGGTGGACCCGGTGCTGGTGGAGCCGCCGCAGGGCGGTCCGCTCCTGCCCGCCGAGGGCGAGCGCGTGCTGGAGCCCGCGGCCGCCAAGGCGCTCACCGACATGCTGGAGGAGACCGTCACCCACGGCACCGCGCGCGCCGTGTTCCGCGAGCGCGCCTTCCGCGTGGACAACGCCGTGGGCAAGACGGGCACCCTCGCGGACCGCAATCCCTTCCGGGACTACTCGTGGTTCGTGGGCTTCGCGCCTCGCGACAACCCGCGCGTCGCCGTGGCCGCGCTCATCGTCAATGACCCGAAGTGGCGCATCCGAGGCACCTGGCTGGGACGCGAGGCCCTGCGCCTGGGATTGCAGCGGGTGCCCGCGCCGCTCGAGGTCACCGCGCCCGCCGCCACCGCGGGCACCCCCTGA